The following proteins come from a genomic window of Tepidiforma thermophila:
- a CDS encoding isocitrate/isopropylmalate family dehydrogenase has protein sequence MATREVAELNGDGIAAELRAAVHAVNEALGSPVAFRPIDWSLERREASPAVLEEGIEAVRALGAAMKYPTVTETVSPNQVLRDRLGLAVIHRPCRSYPGVSRNYTGKVDLHVVRIATGGTYEDAGIRIGYYSAVSVRVMERTPVEHAAHFAFRLAEQHRQAVTSTSKYTIQRATDGLFEEVVAEVATEYRNVTHNRELFDALLAKLIINPERYDVVVCPNEYGDFLSDMVYGLVGSIGLGASASYAFSKSHQPIIGVFDPAGGTAPDIAGKGIANPSGAIEAFGYLLQFCGHGALGRQLVDAVHDTIAAGEKTRDLGGTLDTMAFTQAVIRRAVPA, from the coding sequence ATGGCGACGCGTGAGGTTGCGGAGCTGAATGGCGACGGGATTGCGGCGGAGCTGCGGGCGGCGGTCCATGCGGTGAACGAGGCGCTTGGTTCGCCGGTGGCGTTTCGGCCGATCGACTGGTCGCTGGAGCGGCGGGAGGCATCGCCGGCAGTGCTGGAGGAGGGGATCGAGGCGGTGCGAGCGCTGGGCGCTGCGATGAAATATCCGACGGTGACAGAGACGGTGAGTCCGAACCAGGTGCTGCGCGACCGGCTGGGACTGGCGGTGATCCACCGGCCGTGCCGGAGCTACCCGGGGGTGAGCCGGAACTACACGGGGAAGGTGGACCTGCACGTGGTGCGGATCGCGACGGGCGGAACGTACGAAGACGCGGGGATCCGGATCGGGTACTACTCGGCGGTGAGCGTGCGGGTGATGGAGCGGACGCCGGTGGAGCACGCGGCGCACTTTGCGTTCCGGCTGGCGGAGCAGCACCGCCAGGCGGTGACTTCGACGAGCAAGTACACGATTCAGCGGGCGACGGACGGGCTGTTCGAGGAGGTGGTGGCGGAGGTGGCGACGGAGTACCGGAATGTGACGCACAACCGCGAGCTGTTCGATGCGCTGCTGGCGAAGCTGATCATCAACCCGGAGCGGTACGACGTGGTGGTCTGCCCGAATGAGTACGGGGACTTCCTGAGCGACATGGTGTACGGGCTGGTGGGTTCGATCGGGCTGGGGGCGAGCGCGTCGTATGCGTTTTCGAAGAGCCACCAGCCGATCATTGGGGTGTTCGACCCGGCGGGCGGAACGGCGCCGGACATCGCGGGGAAGGGGATCGCAAATCCCTCGGGGGCGATCGAGGCGTTCGGCTACCTGCTGCAGTTCTGCGGGCACGGGGCGCTGGGGCGGCAGCTGGTGGATGCGGTGCACGACACGATTGCGGCCGGCGAGAAGACGCGCGACCTCGGGGGAACGCTGGACACGATGGCGTTCACGCAGGCGGTGATCCGGCGGGCGGTGCCGGCCTGA
- a CDS encoding haloacid dehalogenase produces the protein MSTGPLERVVPEILERFAAKNAAREQALAAARVIIRTSANAIRAVHRGEFDAARRLIAEARATHEAAVRALEGHADVYHAGFLHDAQKEYVEAVTTLELCAGGAIPGPAELSVEDPAYLNGIGEAVGELRRVILDRLRSGSFDGCEALLAAMDDIYNVLVTIDYPDAMTGGLRRTTDQVRGILEKTRGDLTLAIVTRRPAV, from the coding sequence GTGAGTACCGGGCCGCTCGAGCGCGTCGTCCCCGAAATCCTCGAGCGGTTCGCCGCCAAGAACGCCGCCCGCGAACAGGCCCTCGCCGCCGCACGCGTCATCATCCGCACCAGCGCCAACGCCATCCGCGCCGTCCACCGCGGCGAATTCGACGCCGCCCGCCGCCTCATCGCCGAGGCCCGCGCCACCCACGAAGCCGCCGTCCGCGCCCTCGAAGGCCACGCCGACGTCTACCACGCCGGCTTCCTCCACGACGCCCAGAAGGAATACGTCGAGGCCGTCACCACCCTCGAACTCTGCGCCGGCGGCGCCATCCCCGGCCCGGCCGAACTCAGCGTCGAAGACCCCGCCTACCTCAACGGCATCGGCGAAGCCGTCGGCGAACTCCGCCGCGTCATCCTCGACCGCCTCCGCTCCGGCAGTTTCGACGGCTGCGAAGCCCTCCTCGCCGCCATGGACGACATCTACAACGTCCTCGTCACCATCGACTACCCCGACGCAATGACCGGCGGCCTCCGCCGCACCACCGACCAGGTCCGCGGCATCCTCGAAAAGACCCGCGGCGACCTCACCCTCGCCATCGTCACCCGCCGCCCGGCCGTCTAG
- a CDS encoding FmdB family zinc ribbon protein: MPIYEFRCADCKKVTNYFTRKIDTEVRPPCEHCGSSNTSRMMSKFGRTYTRQDILEKYGDPSAGRGGPEDYRDPRQIGTWVEKKFEEYGMDLPEEARTMIDAAREGEFPDPVKDL; this comes from the coding sequence ATGCCGATCTACGAGTTCCGCTGCGCCGACTGCAAAAAGGTGACGAACTACTTCACCCGGAAGATCGACACCGAGGTCCGGCCGCCCTGCGAACACTGCGGCAGCTCCAACACCAGCCGCATGATGTCGAAGTTCGGCCGCACCTACACCCGCCAGGACATCCTCGAAAAGTACGGCGACCCCTCCGCCGGCCGCGGCGGCCCCGAAGACTACCGCGACCCGCGCCAGATCGGCACCTGGGTCGAAAAGAAATTCGAAGAGTACGGCATGGACCTCCCCGAAGAGGCCCGCACCATGATCGACGCCGCCCGCGAAGGCGAGTTCCCCGACCCCGTCAAAGACCTGTGA
- a CDS encoding YraN family protein — protein MTPRRRLGDFGERVAAHRLEAAGLTILARNLRIGPHEIDLLARDGDTTVFVEVRTRRGAPGLAAESIDAAKLERLLAAALAYCEREALDPDTTRIDVVTVDLDAGGRARAIHHFRGVGIPGL, from the coding sequence GTGACTCCCCGCCGCCGGCTCGGCGACTTCGGCGAACGCGTCGCCGCCCACCGCCTCGAAGCCGCCGGCCTCACCATCCTCGCCCGCAACCTCCGCATCGGCCCCCACGAAATCGACCTCCTCGCCCGCGACGGCGACACCACCGTCTTCGTCGAGGTCCGCACCCGTCGCGGCGCGCCCGGCCTCGCTGCCGAGTCCATCGATGCCGCCAAGCTCGAACGCCTCCTCGCCGCGGCGCTCGCCTACTGCGAACGCGAAGCCCTCGACCCGGACACGACCCGCATCGACGTCGTCACCGTCGACCTCGACGCCGGCGGCCGCGCCCGCGCCATCCACCACTTCCGCGGCGTCGGCATTCCCGGCCTTTGA
- a CDS encoding ribonuclease HII — MPAPVPSLRFEREAWNAGAEWVAGVDEVGVGPLAGPVAAAVVALPRGRRLAWYREVRDSKVLSEPARERLAARIRASVPWAIGWASVEEIDRIGTLPARRLCMLRAFEQLAVRPGAIISDALDLPLPNVRPVIDGDALSVAVAAASILAKVARDAVMVELCARYPGYGFCRNKGYPTPEHRERLAARGPSPVHRRSYAPVAQFALPW, encoded by the coding sequence GTGCCGGCCCCCGTCCCGTCCCTCCGCTTCGAGCGCGAAGCCTGGAACGCCGGCGCCGAGTGGGTCGCCGGCGTCGATGAAGTCGGCGTCGGGCCGCTCGCCGGTCCCGTGGCCGCCGCCGTCGTCGCCCTTCCCCGCGGCCGCCGCCTCGCCTGGTACCGCGAAGTCCGCGATTCCAAAGTCCTCAGCGAGCCCGCCCGCGAGCGCCTCGCCGCCCGCATCCGCGCATCCGTCCCCTGGGCCATCGGCTGGGCCTCCGTGGAGGAGATCGACCGCATCGGCACCCTCCCGGCACGCCGCCTCTGCATGCTCCGCGCCTTCGAACAGCTCGCCGTCCGCCCCGGCGCCATCATCAGCGACGCCCTCGACCTCCCCCTCCCCAACGTCCGCCCCGTCATCGATGGCGACGCCCTCTCCGTCGCCGTTGCCGCTGCCTCCATCCTCGCAAAGGTCGCCCGCGACGCCGTCATGGTCGAACTCTGCGCCCGCTACCCCGGCTACGGCTTCTGCCGAAACAAGGGCTACCCCACCCCCGAGCACCGCGAGCGCCTCGCCGCCCGCGGCCCCAGCCCGGTCCACCGCCGCAGCTACGCCCCCGTCGCCCAGTTCGCCCTCCCATGGTGA
- the purM gene encoding phosphoribosylformylglycinamidine cyclo-ligase yields MTGERKYAEAGVDIAARSRFAKSLPGILARARRPEVLSDAGPFSGLFRLGDRYRDPVLAASADGIGTKVKLQLAAGRLDLCGPDIIGHSVNDILVCGAEPLFFLDYIAGNGLSNEQKQALVEGVANACAEVGCALLGGETADMPDVYLPGEFDLAGFIVGVVERDAIIDGTKIRPGDVLIGLPSSGLHTNGFSLARRALDVANGEPAEETRRRLEERPPELGGLTLGEALLATHRPYAREVRPVIDRVHGMAHITGGGYRENVPRVLPEGVTAVIDTRAWEVPGIFRLIAERGRVSAEEMYEVFNMGIGLVLMVGAEDAEGVLAAVPGAVRIGEIREWTGRPVELVGLEQGQRG; encoded by the coding sequence GTGACCGGGGAACGGAAGTACGCCGAGGCGGGGGTCGATATTGCGGCGCGGAGCCGCTTTGCGAAGTCGCTGCCGGGGATACTTGCCCGGGCGCGGCGGCCGGAGGTGCTGAGCGATGCCGGGCCGTTCTCGGGGCTGTTCCGGCTTGGCGACCGGTACCGGGACCCGGTGCTCGCGGCAAGCGCGGACGGGATCGGGACGAAGGTGAAGCTGCAGCTGGCAGCGGGGCGGCTCGACCTCTGCGGGCCGGACATCATCGGGCACAGCGTGAACGACATCCTCGTGTGCGGGGCGGAGCCGCTGTTCTTCCTCGACTACATTGCGGGGAACGGGCTTTCGAACGAGCAGAAGCAGGCGCTGGTGGAGGGGGTTGCGAACGCGTGCGCGGAGGTCGGGTGTGCGCTGCTGGGCGGGGAGACGGCGGATATGCCGGATGTGTACCTGCCGGGGGAGTTCGACCTTGCGGGGTTCATCGTTGGGGTGGTGGAGCGGGACGCGATCATCGACGGGACGAAGATCCGGCCGGGCGACGTGCTCATCGGGCTGCCGAGTTCGGGGCTGCACACGAACGGGTTTTCGCTGGCGCGGCGGGCGCTGGATGTGGCGAACGGTGAGCCGGCGGAGGAGACGCGGCGCCGGCTGGAGGAGCGGCCGCCGGAGCTGGGCGGGTTGACGCTCGGGGAGGCGCTGCTGGCGACGCACCGGCCGTATGCGCGGGAGGTGCGGCCGGTGATTGACCGGGTGCACGGGATGGCGCACATCACCGGGGGCGGCTACCGGGAGAACGTGCCGCGGGTGCTGCCCGAGGGGGTGACAGCGGTGATCGATACGCGGGCGTGGGAGGTGCCGGGGATCTTCCGGCTGATCGCCGAGCGGGGGCGGGTTTCGGCGGAGGAGATGTACGAGGTGTTCAACATGGGGATCGGGCTGGTGCTCATGGTCGGCGCGGAGGATGCGGAGGGGGTGCTGGCGGCGGTCCCGGGGGCGGTGCGGATTGGGGAGATACGGGAGTGGACGGGCCGGCCTGTGGAGCTAGTCGGGCTGGAGCAGGGGCAGCGGGGCTAG
- a CDS encoding phosphatase PAP2 family protein gives MALTAPAPCAPPSRPAARLRAVAAEAAFTAAFMLAYFFLRGIRPDDVDAAVARSLRLIHLEQQLGLFLEARLQAAFLDIGPAMAVANWVYAWGHYPVMLAIGLWLLWQDPVRFRFVRNVLVVSALVGIAAYWLVPAAPPRLMALHGYDFGFVDTVHGAASSVHYFQPGPFVNDYAALPSFHFGWILLSSMAIWTSTRSRLIRAAAVAMSAVMWWAVTVTGNHYFFDMVMGGVVVILSWWLVASLGDVRLRRLPAAIIDRLRW, from the coding sequence ATGGCACTCACCGCTCCCGCTCCCTGCGCTCCTCCCTCCCGGCCCGCCGCACGCCTGCGGGCTGTCGCCGCCGAGGCCGCCTTCACCGCGGCCTTCATGCTCGCCTACTTCTTCCTCCGCGGCATCCGGCCCGATGATGTCGACGCCGCCGTCGCGCGCAGCCTCCGCCTCATCCACCTTGAACAGCAGCTCGGCCTCTTCCTCGAAGCCCGCCTGCAGGCCGCCTTCCTCGACATCGGCCCCGCCATGGCCGTTGCCAACTGGGTCTACGCCTGGGGCCACTACCCCGTCATGCTCGCCATCGGCCTCTGGCTCCTCTGGCAGGACCCCGTCCGCTTCCGCTTCGTCCGCAACGTCCTCGTCGTCTCCGCGCTGGTCGGCATCGCCGCCTACTGGCTCGTGCCGGCCGCTCCGCCGCGGCTCATGGCGCTCCACGGCTACGACTTCGGCTTCGTCGATACCGTCCACGGCGCCGCCAGCAGTGTGCACTACTTCCAGCCCGGTCCCTTCGTGAACGACTACGCCGCCCTCCCCAGCTTCCACTTCGGCTGGATCCTCCTCTCCTCCATGGCCATCTGGACCAGCACCCGCAGCCGGCTGATCCGCGCCGCTGCCGTCGCCATGTCCGCCGTCATGTGGTGGGCCGTCACCGTCACCGGCAACCACTACTTCTTCGACATGGTCATGGGCGGCGTCGTGGTCATCCTCTCCTGGTGGCTCGTCGCCAGCCTCGGCGACGTCCGCCTCCGCCGCCTCCCCGCGGCGATTATCGACCGGCTGCGCTGGTAG